One Streptomyces sp. NBC_01217 genomic region harbors:
- a CDS encoding DUF6104 family protein: MYFTDRGIEELEKRRGEEEVTFEWLAEQLRTFVDLNPDFEVPVERLATWLARLDDEDEDE, from the coding sequence ATGTACTTCACCGACCGCGGTATCGAGGAGCTGGAGAAGCGGCGAGGCGAGGAGGAAGTCACTTTCGAGTGGCTCGCCGAGCAGCTGCGTACGTTCGTCGATCTCAATCCCGACTTCGAGGTGCCGGTCGAGCGCCTCGCCACCTGGCTGGCCCGCCTCGACGACGAGGACGAGGACGAGTAG
- a CDS encoding sigma factor-like helix-turn-helix DNA-binding protein, giving the protein MTEATDLAARAGDHDPRVGLRAVAALRRLLEQLEAVQVRSARVNGWSWQEIAAELGVSRQAVHKKYGRR; this is encoded by the coding sequence ATGACCGAAGCAACGGATCTCGCCGCGCGTGCCGGTGACCACGACCCCCGGGTGGGGCTGCGGGCGGTCGCCGCGCTGCGAAGGCTGCTGGAGCAGCTCGAAGCCGTACAAGTCAGAAGCGCCCGGGTGAACGGCTGGTCGTGGCAGGAGATCGCGGCCGAGCTGGGCGTCAGCCGACAGGCCGTGCACAAGAAGTACGGGAGGCGATGA
- a CDS encoding PadR family transcriptional regulator, with protein MPPVFAHGRLRLYLLKLLDEAPRHGYEVIRLLEERFQGLYAPSAGTVYPRLAKLEAEGLVTHATEGGRKVYSITDAGRAELAGRTGELADLELEIRESVSELAAEIRDDVRGAAGKLRSEMRAAAHETRHTGTGTNGRKGGRESGFGDLGDFGDFGDFGDFGDKESWRAAKEELRKAKQEWKEQARRAKDESRRAREDAQQARRQAKEAQDRAREQMQNAARQVQEHFARGDWPTGVREGLAEITGQLGSFARTGSWPPYIKPEPADADPEWGKDTTGTGDPARDLDRLLDRFRDDIRDAARDRGVTEEQLTEARRHLSTAAAHIGALLRKGETGS; from the coding sequence ATGCCCCCCGTATTCGCCCACGGCCGACTGCGCCTCTATCTGCTGAAGCTGCTCGACGAGGCCCCCCGCCACGGCTACGAGGTGATCCGGCTCCTTGAGGAGCGCTTCCAGGGGCTGTACGCACCCTCGGCGGGCACGGTCTATCCGCGCCTCGCCAAACTGGAGGCCGAGGGGCTCGTCACCCATGCCACCGAAGGCGGCCGCAAGGTCTACTCGATCACCGACGCGGGCCGCGCCGAACTGGCCGGCCGCACGGGCGAACTGGCCGATCTGGAACTGGAGATCAGGGAGTCCGTCTCCGAACTGGCCGCCGAGATCCGGGACGACGTACGCGGTGCGGCCGGCAAGCTGCGCAGCGAGATGCGGGCCGCGGCGCACGAGACCAGGCACACCGGCACCGGCACCAACGGCCGCAAGGGCGGCCGGGAGTCCGGCTTCGGCGATCTCGGGGACTTCGGTGACTTCGGTGACTTCGGTGACTTCGGTGACAAGGAGTCATGGCGCGCTGCGAAGGAGGAGCTGCGCAAGGCCAAGCAGGAGTGGAAGGAGCAGGCCCGCCGGGCGAAGGACGAGTCCCGCCGCGCCCGCGAGGACGCCCAGCAGGCCCGCCGCCAGGCCAAGGAGGCCCAGGACCGGGCGCGCGAGCAGATGCAGAACGCCGCCCGCCAGGTCCAGGAGCACTTCGCCCGGGGCGACTGGCCCACGGGCGTACGGGAGGGGCTGGCCGAGATCACCGGCCAGCTGGGCAGCTTCGCCAGGACGGGCAGCTGGCCCCCGTACATCAAGCCGGAACCCGCCGACGCCGACCCGGAATGGGGCAAGGACACCACCGGCACCGGCGACCCGGCCCGCGATCTGGACCGGCTGCTCGACCGCTTCCGCGACGACATCCGTGATGCGGCCCGGGACCGGGGCGTCACGGAGGAGCAGCTGACGGAGGCCCGCCGCCATCTGTCGACGGCGGCGGCCCACATCGGGGCGCTGCTGCGGAAGGGCGAGACGGGGAGCTGA
- a CDS encoding DUF4097 family beta strand repeat-containing protein → MPVSTWAIAEPQKLAFDGPVTSLDVRIVAGAVNVVGTEEPTARLEVSAIEGPPLIVTQEGGTLTVAYEGLPWNDFLKWFDRKGWHRSAVVSLAVPAGATVKVGVVGAGAVVSGIRGRTDVRGVSGDTTLVGLAGPVLAETVSGSVEAQSVTGELHFQTVSGDLTVVEGAGTSVRAESISGSMVLDLDPTGKPTDVRLTTVSGEVAIRLPHPADATVEANTASGTVSNGFEDLRVSGQWGAKKITGTLGAGTGKLRATTVSGSIALLRRPPAEDDPYDAEPTGKVL, encoded by the coding sequence ATGCCTGTGTCGACATGGGCCATCGCCGAGCCCCAGAAGCTGGCCTTCGACGGACCGGTGACATCGCTGGATGTGCGCATCGTCGCAGGCGCCGTCAATGTCGTCGGCACCGAGGAGCCGACCGCCCGGCTGGAGGTCTCCGCGATCGAGGGCCCGCCGCTGATCGTGACCCAGGAGGGCGGCACGCTCACCGTCGCGTACGAGGGCCTGCCGTGGAACGACTTCCTGAAGTGGTTCGACCGCAAGGGCTGGCACCGCAGCGCGGTCGTCTCGCTGGCCGTGCCGGCCGGGGCGACGGTGAAGGTCGGAGTCGTCGGCGCCGGAGCCGTCGTCTCCGGAATCCGCGGGCGTACGGACGTACGGGGGGTCAGCGGCGACACCACGCTCGTCGGGCTCGCCGGTCCGGTCCTGGCCGAGACGGTCTCCGGCAGCGTGGAGGCCCAGTCGGTCACCGGCGAGCTGCACTTCCAGACGGTCTCGGGCGATCTGACGGTCGTCGAGGGCGCCGGGACCTCGGTCCGGGCGGAATCGATCAGCGGCAGCATGGTGCTGGACCTGGACCCGACCGGGAAGCCCACGGACGTCCGGCTGACCACGGTGTCCGGCGAGGTCGCCATCCGGCTGCCGCACCCGGCGGACGCGACGGTCGAGGCGAACACCGCGAGCGGCACCGTCTCCAACGGCTTCGAGGACCTGCGGGTCAGCGGCCAGTGGGGGGCGAAGAAGATCACCGGCACGCTCGGGGCAGGGACGGGGAAACTGAGGGCGACGACCGTCTCGGGATCGATCGCCCTGCTGCGCCGCCCACCGGCCGAGGACGATCCGTACGACGCCGAGCCGACCGGAAAGGTGCTCTGA
- a CDS encoding CU044_2847 family protein: MADSGARITRIEMPDGTPVWARISGAEELAEPARGPEFTDIGYGAIADQVQARVESLQAVVTSVARSLAEPLRAVRPDEVSVEFGIELTAKAGKVVGLLADGEAKGGIKVTLTWSGGGPPVDPPVDPPIPAQARTGTGTRGAGQQPHPASHLPPPPSSPPAPMTPPAPARPEAPGASAGDAGAGASTGASAHPDGAGPDTGSRS, translated from the coding sequence ATGGCCGACAGCGGGGCCCGTATCACGCGCATCGAGATGCCGGACGGCACGCCGGTCTGGGCGCGGATCTCGGGGGCGGAGGAGCTGGCCGAGCCCGCCCGGGGTCCGGAGTTCACGGACATCGGGTACGGGGCCATCGCCGACCAGGTGCAGGCCCGGGTCGAGAGCCTCCAGGCGGTCGTGACCAGCGTCGCGCGCTCGCTTGCCGAGCCGCTGCGGGCGGTGCGGCCCGACGAGGTCAGCGTCGAATTCGGCATCGAGCTCACCGCGAAGGCGGGCAAGGTCGTCGGCCTCCTCGCGGACGGCGAGGCCAAGGGCGGCATCAAGGTCACGCTGACGTGGAGCGGAGGCGGTCCGCCCGTAGATCCGCCCGTCGATCCGCCGATCCCGGCGCAGGCGCGGACAGGGACGGGGACGCGTGGTGCGGGGCAGCAGCCGCACCCCGCATCCCACCTGCCGCCCCCGCCTTCCTCCCCGCCCGCGCCCATGACACCGCCCGCGCCCGCGCGACCGGAGGCTCCCGGCGCATCCGCAGGGGATGCGGGCGCTGGGGCATCCACCGGCGCATCGGCGCATCCGGACGGGGCCGGGCCGGACACCGGAAGCCGCTCATGA
- a CDS encoding zinc-binding dehydrogenase: MFAAYASRIDRDHPINGLELGERPAPEARPGWTTVRVRAASLNHHDLWSLRGVGLAEDKLPMILGCDASGIDEDGNEVVLHSVIGQTGHGVGPNEPRSILTERYQGTFAEQVTVPSWNVLPKPKELTFEQAACLPTAWLTAYRMLFTNAGVRPGDSVLVQGAGGGVATAAIVLGRAAGLRIYATSRDEARRRRAVELGAIEAYEPGARLPQRVDAVIETVGAATWSHSVKSLRPGGTLVISGATSGDRPPHAELTRIFFLELKVVGSTMGSKDELEDLLAFCATTGVRPVIDEVLPLDRAREGFERLASGDQFGKIVLTCS, encoded by the coding sequence ATGTTCGCCGCCTACGCATCCCGCATCGACCGCGACCACCCCATCAACGGCCTTGAGCTGGGCGAACGCCCCGCGCCCGAGGCTCGTCCCGGTTGGACGACCGTCAGGGTCCGGGCCGCCTCCCTCAATCATCACGACCTCTGGTCGCTCCGCGGCGTCGGTCTCGCCGAGGACAAACTGCCGATGATCCTCGGCTGCGACGCCTCCGGGATCGACGAGGACGGCAACGAGGTCGTCCTGCACTCCGTCATCGGGCAGACCGGGCACGGCGTCGGCCCGAACGAGCCCCGGTCCATCCTGACCGAGCGCTACCAGGGCACCTTCGCCGAGCAGGTCACCGTCCCCAGCTGGAACGTGCTGCCCAAGCCGAAGGAGCTCACCTTCGAGCAGGCCGCCTGTCTGCCGACCGCCTGGCTGACCGCGTACCGGATGCTGTTCACCAACGCCGGAGTGCGACCGGGCGACTCCGTGCTCGTCCAGGGCGCCGGCGGCGGCGTCGCCACCGCCGCGATCGTGCTCGGCCGGGCGGCCGGGCTGCGGATCTACGCCACCAGCCGTGACGAGGCCAGGCGCAGGCGCGCCGTCGAACTCGGCGCGATCGAGGCGTACGAGCCGGGCGCGCGGCTGCCGCAGCGCGTCGACGCGGTCATCGAGACCGTCGGCGCCGCCACCTGGTCCCACTCGGTGAAGTCGCTGCGCCCCGGCGGCACGCTCGTCATCTCCGGCGCGACCAGCGGCGACCGGCCCCCGCACGCCGAGCTGACCCGGATCTTCTTCCTGGAGCTGAAGGTCGTCGGCTCGACCATGGGGTCCAAGGACGAGCTGGAGGATCTGCTCGCGTTCTGCGCGACGACCGGCGTGCGGCCCGTCATCGATGAGGTGCTGCCGCTGGACCGGGCTCGCGAGGGGTTCGAGCGGCTGGCCTCGGGCGACCAGTTCGGGAAGATCGTGCTCACCTGCTCCTGA
- a CDS encoding Clp protease N-terminal domain-containing protein, with protein MFERFTKSARATVTGAVTHAERTDAASVTEEHLLLALLDGRSGRASFAITSLGLDDRRAAVEAELVTARRRGGLTRADTDALAGIGIDVDEIVARVEESHGEGALDRARRRGAGRRPFTRGSKDVLTKTLRIAVGRGDRFIGEEHLLLALTACPGVVADVLAAQGATYETVNRALYGGGGDPGPSGA; from the coding sequence ATGTTCGAACGATTCACCAAGAGCGCCCGGGCGACCGTGACCGGTGCCGTGACCCATGCCGAACGGACCGACGCCGCATCGGTCACCGAGGAACATCTGCTGCTCGCCCTGCTGGACGGGCGCAGCGGACGGGCCTCCTTCGCCATCACCTCGCTGGGCCTCGACGACCGCCGTGCGGCGGTGGAGGCCGAGCTGGTCACCGCGCGCCGCCGCGGCGGACTGACCCGGGCGGATACGGACGCGCTCGCCGGCATCGGTATCGATGTCGACGAGATCGTCGCCCGCGTCGAGGAGTCCCACGGGGAGGGTGCGCTGGACAGGGCCCGGCGGCGCGGGGCGGGGCGTCGGCCGTTCACCCGCGGGTCGAAGGACGTCCTGACGAAGACGCTGCGGATCGCGGTGGGGCGCGGCGACCGTTTCATCGGTGAGGAGCACCTGCTCCTCGCGCTCACCGCCTGCCCCGGAGTGGTCGCCGACGTGCTCGCCGCACAGGGCGCGACGTACGAGACGGTGAACCGCGCGCTGTACGGGGGCGGGGGCGATCCCGGCCCGTCCGGCGCCTGA